CATCTTTTCATCGAGCCCCTGTCTGCCCCGCCTTCGAAATGGACCTTCCCACTTCTCTCCGTGTCTGACGTCCGGGTCCGACTGCCCGGACCACCTTGCAGCCACCTCCTCGCCGGTGTCCCCGCTGGCCAGGCTTCCTCCCCTGAGCTGCCAGACGGATCTTTTCGAACCACACACCCGTCAGCCCTGCCCTCCGTGTGAAACCTCGCAGTGGTTGCCCAGTATACAGAGGCCAAATTCTTTGATAAAGCCCCCAGGACCCTGCTTGGTCTGACCTCTACCTACCTCCTCAACCTCACTTCTCACcgcacgcccccacccccacccccaacctttgTCCCAAACACCAGCTACCCTACTCTCTTGGTTTCTCTCCAGTACGCCATGTTGGGTCCTGCCTCGGGGCCTTCGCACCTGCTGTTCCCCCGGCCTGGGAGCTCCTCTTCCGGCTCTTCGCGTTTCTGATCCCATTCTTTGGTTTTCCCAAACGGCCCCTTCTCAGGGAGGCCTCTCTGTCCCCCCGTGGCGGACACTGAGATTTCCCCTCTAGCGCTGAAGGATTTGTTCTCCCCCAGCTGTTGAGAAGGATGTCAGCTGTCAGCCCTCAGCTGTCAGCCCTCTCTGGGAACTGCCTCAGCTGCGGAGAGCCCCTCGCTCAAGGTCATGCCCCCTTCCTCGGGCAGGCCACGTGCAATGCCCGGTTGGTGTGGGGTTATAAAGGCCCAGCTCCCTTACCCCCAAGTGGGGCTATCCCAGCTTCCCCAGCACCCTGCGGGGCCGACTGAGACCTTTAGACTACAACTGAGACCAATCTTCTGCCTCTGCCCGGTCCTGCTTCCgtgccctccccagcctccactcCAGCCTCCATCGGTGGGGATCCCAAGGCGCTTCCCATAAACCTCCTGCCTGCAGCTCTCTGAATCCGAATCTGCTTCCTGGGGACGGAGACAGACGGAGCCTGCACCACCCTCCATCTAGAACAGTCCCCGCTCGCCTGGCCAGTCCCTCATCCCCTCACTCTGCGTCAGTCCCTATAGGGGCTCCATCGCTACTCAAAGCACCTGTTCAGCATTTACCACCTGTCTCCCCTACTTGACCGATCTctgtgaagggggggggggctgggctgTCTCGTTCATAGATGTCTCCCCAGCCCTGGTCACAGGGTCTAgccccagggaaggaggcagaaggagggccAAGGAGgagcagggcctttgcacagtgCTCAGGTGCAAGCAGACTCAGAAGGCTGGAAAGTGGATGGTGGAAAGCAGGGGTGTTAACCTGGAAACGACGAGAGGCGCTCGGCTGGGATGAGGAGACTGCCTTGGTGGGGAGATGGGTCAGCCAAAGGCGCGGCCAGCCAGGTGGGCCTTGAAGGCCGGGGTGGATCGGGGCACTCGGGAGCCACGGCAGGTTCAGAGTGGGGGGATATCAGGTGTGTGCTTTGGAGGGAGCTCCCTGGCTGCTTCGTATGGGAGactggagggggctggggcaggcacCCAGGGGGCAGAGGGGACCATCCAGACCAGGACGAGGACCCCAGAAGTGGAAAGGGCTGCCGGCGGGGCTGTGTGGGGGTGAGGGCGAGGAGGCCGCTGGTGCCGGGgtccccctgcccatccccccgGGACGCTCACAGGCCACGCGCAGCTCCAGGGTTTTGGAGAGCTCCGCGTCCTCAGCAGCGTCGTAGTCCTCCACCCTGCAGCCGTAGGTCCCGCTCTGGCCCCGCTGAACCCCCTCCAGGGTCAAGTTCCCCTCAAGATTTGTTTTCAGCACGTCCTCCTGCTTGTCCTGGGTGACCAGGGATGAGGAACCCAGCTCAGGAGCCGCCCTggtccgggggtgggggcgggggtcttGCTGGGTCGGGGTCAACCGGGTCAGAGTCAGGGGTCACCGGGTTAGCATCGTGCTAGATCAGAGCCCACTCAAGCAAGGGGGCAGAGGCCCTGCCAGGCCAGGGGCCACCCCGGCTGGGTATCGAGCTGAGTTCGGACTCTCTCAAGTCAGGGCTCAGAGGTCCTGTGAGCTCCTGGGTCAACAGGCAGGCGCCTCGCTGAGCCGGGGGCCACCCAGGTGAAAGGTCAGAAGGCGGCGGGGGCCAATATGTCACAGAGGTCAGGGGCCAGGACTTCCAAAGGAACGATGGGGTGAGTCACCTGAAGGCGGAAGAATGTGTATTCGGGGTTGGGGCTGCCGTCCCCCCGGCAAAACAGCTGGACGGAGTCCCCCTCGCGTACCCAGCCTTCGGTGGTGGAGGGGCTGTCCACCCAGAAATGTACGTGTTCCGTGGGATCTAAGAGAAAGGGCAAAGGGGAAGACGGGTCAGGGCAGACTCATGGTCAGGGTCGAGGGTAGGTCAGGTCAAGGGTAAAAGGCCAGGGCTGGCTTAGGGCAGAGAGGTCAGGCCCCAGCCAAGGGGAAGGCTGCGGTCGGTCAAAGGGTAGAGGTCACATCTGTCACAGCTCAGGTTCCCGCTCATTCTGAGATCAGCGACCAGAGAGGTCACAGGTGGAGCTGAGCTGAGAGTGCAGCTCAAGGGTCAGAGGTCGGCGTGGGCGACAGGTCCGTGAGGGATTCCGGGCCCCCGAGCTGGTGTGAGAGGGCGGGGCGTGGTTCGGGTGCGAGGCTCTATGGGCCTCCGGGCGCTGGAGGCGGTCAGAGGTCAGGACGGGGGGGCCCCCCCCGGAGAGCTTGCGGGGCCAGGCctcaggcaggtgaggggggccGCGGCCGGGGAGGTGGGGACCAGCCTGGACTCACAGTGCAGGGTGAGGCGGAAGGCAGGGCTGTCCAGGCGGCCGTGCCGGCCCGCGGGCAGGTGGTAGCGCACGGAGCAAAGGAAGCTGGCGTCCCGGTCGGCCTTGTGGAGCCGCAGGTACAGGGTGCTGGTGAGAGACTGCAGGCCTGAGGCCTCCCGCACCGTGCGGCTGGTCATGTAGCCGtctggcagagagggaggaggcggCGGGTCAGCCagccccccccgccaccacccgGCGCCGTCCCGCGTCCAGCTGGGCTCCCGCGCCCGCTCACCTGAGTTCACCTCCATGGGCACCTCCAGCCGCTGCCCGTTCCGGTACCACGTGATCTGGGGGGCCGGGTTCCCGTTCCGGCTGTTGCAGGTGGCGATCTAAGGCAGACACAGGCGTGGCCCTGGGCCCTGaggtcggggcgggggggacccGACTTCTCCTCGCTCCGGATACAGGAGTCTGGGttccccagccctctcctcccccaggatGCAGGAGTGCaaacctccccccacctcccagccccccccccccccccccccccccacccccccccccccccgcccggccctgGAATCCAGGTCCAGCCCGAGGTACCTCCTGGGCAAAGTCATCCACCACAGACAGGATCCCTTTGTTGGGCGAGACCTCGGTGGCCTCTGGTTTTGCTGTGGGGGAGACGGTCGGGTCAGGAGCCTCTCTCCTGGGCTCTCGCCCACCCGCCTCttccgtgggggggggggggcccgcagACACTCACCGAACATGTGCAGCCGCGTGGTGGCCTCGGCGCTGCCCGCCGCGCCCGCCTTCACCACGCACACATAGTTCTGCTCGTCGCCCACCTGGGCCTCGGTCAGCACCAGGCGCCCCCGGGCGTCCAGCTGGTACGGGGGGCTGCGGCCCCGAGAGTCGTGCACCGTGCCCTGCAGCTCGGAGCCCTGCAGCTCGGCCGAGGCCAGGCGGTGGCGGACCCCAGAGCGGTCtgcctgtggggggggggatgtggggcgggggcggggctcagcTCCAGGCCGCCTGGCCTGCCTCCCCCagtgtctctttatctctctccgCGACCTTTTCCATCTGCTGCTCTCTGGGTCACCTGCCTCCTCTTGTCACCTCCCTCCGGTCCCCTGTTCCCTGGCCTGTGTGTCAGTTTCCTCTCCCCAGGTCCAGGTCCCTTGTTCTCCATCACACTCTGTtcttatctctcttcctctctctgtccccccctccagccctgtgtctctgcctcttatctcctcttttttcctctctccttctagTCCTGCACCCCTGGGGTCTCCCGCTATCTCCTTGTCTGTCTCTGAATGGTCTCTCTCTGGAGCCCGCGCTCTGAACGGGGCGTCTTCTTTCTAGTCTCAGCTGTGCCCAGACACCAGGGGACCTTGGAGTGTCCTTCCCCTGGCGGggtctcaatttccccatctgtaaaatggaaaggcAGCTGGATGGAGCCCTTAGGTCCTTTGGGCTCGGAGGAGGGAATGCACGTTCGCAGCCCTGTGGTGCCCTGACCCCCAGGCCCCTTGGCCACCCTCTGGCCCCCAGCCTGCAGCACTCACCAGGAACCATTCCAGCACAAAATGGTCGTGGGCCCCCAGGGGGGTGCAGTTCAGGGCGACGGGCTCCCCTTTCATCACCTCCACCAGGGAAGGCACGGATAAGTGGACCTCGGCCTGGGCACCTACAGGAGAGCCACTgagctctttctgcctctgttggGGACAGCCCTCCAGAcagagcccctcctcccccaggtccCAGGAGTCCTGGCTcccagtgccctcctccctcagactcaGGAGTCCTGGCTCCCggtgccctcctccctcagactcaGGAGTCCTGGCTcccagtgccctcctccctcagacccagggtccaggaccccagcccctcctccctcccatcagcatttgtctccatctctctccacaGGACTACGGGCTCCTCCCCCGGGCCACACAGGGCCCTGGCTGCTTCTGTCCAATCCTCCTGGGGTAAGACCGCACCTGTCCTTGTGCTTTCCACTAGACCAGCCACCCCCCAAGGGCAGGGCCAGCTCTGGCTCATCCCTTGGCCTCCAGCACCCTGCGCAGGGCCTGGCACGTCGCCAGGgatctgtgtctctcactctggGTCTCCATCTCTAGTCCCACAGTCCCTGCCTCTCTGTCAGCCTGACagtctgtctccgtctctctcagcccctgggtCCCTGTCAGGAGTcgggggctggggctgcagctGAGGCAGAATGGGTGTGTGGGGGCGGTCAGGGGGGACAGGGCTGGGCAGGTTTCAGGAATGTGGGAGGGACAGGCTGGCCCAGACCTGCCCGGCCTGGCACCAGATCCCCCTACCCACCCCTTGGCCCCTCTGCCTCTTTGCcgagcagggaaggggataaGGTGTGTCCCCTCCGATTAGGCGAGCGGTGAGGCCCAGGATGGCGGGTCCTCAGGGAGAAGGGAGCGGGAGTGGGGGCGGCTGGACTCCTGTCCCAGGATCCTGGCAGACAGAGCTGTTCCCATTGGAGAAACCATGCTCTCTCACCCCCTGGGCTGGCATCCTGGCATCAGCTCTCACTTCTGAGaacctccctttccttccccgcCCAGCttgacccagccctgcccctggggACCCACTATTTGCCATGCTTGTGCCAGGGGCCTGGATTCCCAGGCACCCACCTCTGGCCCAGGCCTGTcccaggggaggggtgtggggccAGGCTGGTGCCTGGGGCTAGTCTGAGCAACAGAcaggaggaggatggagagatCTCTCTTCCCTAATCTCTCCCATCCCTCTGTCCCTGGCTGCCGGCCCCTCAAGgcctcctccccatcccaccaCCACGCAGGTGTGTGGATTTATCTGGGCCCCAGGAAGAGGGCACGGTCACTCGGAAACACTGTTCTGCCGTCACTGCCCAGGGCCAGCGCTCCAGCCCTTCCGCGAGGGAGGGGAGTTCTTTAGAGCCTGGCTCTGAGTCCAGATCGGGGGAAGCCTCAAACGCATGTGGTTCCCTGCGATCTAGCTGGAAGGTCCCCGACCCTCGCAAAACTTGAGAACCTTTCAGAGGGAAGCCCCGGGGTCTTGGTCTCCTGTGTCCTGGGGAAGCCACTCCGGCCACTGGAGGCCTGGACCTTTGGGTCTGAGGAAGCAGGAGTCCCGGGACTCCGATTCCAGGGGCTGAGGGCCCCTTCGCTCCTTGGTCCCGAGCGCGGAGGGGGCTGGCTTCTCAGGTGGTGACTAACCCGCTGCCTGCCGGCGTCTGCCCAGCCCCTCTGCCGGGCCGTCCCCAGCTCGCTCGTTGGGAAGGGTATCCCCCGTGCTCCCGTATCCCTCCTCCCCGGGGCTCCCACGTTTGGCTTCCTGGGGTCGAGGAgatccccttcccccttccctttcccggGGTCCCCAGGGGCCGCCCCCAGCggctccctgctctctgccccggCCGTACCTGGGTGCGCCCCCAGCAGGAGCGCGAGCACCAGCAGCCTGGGGGCCCTGCGCGCCCCGGCCAGGGCGTCCGGGGGCTCCATGTTcgcggcggcggcagcgggcgGCGATTGCCCGGGCTGCGGCTCCGGCGGCCGCGGGGCTGGGAGCGATCAGGCCCCGCCCCTggcagccccgccccgccccgccctcccgAGCCCCCCCTTGggtgcccccccccaaacccGGGCGCCCCGCCA
The Panthera uncia isolate 11264 chromosome E2 unlocalized genomic scaffold, Puncia_PCG_1.0 HiC_scaffold_19, whole genome shotgun sequence genome window above contains:
- the BCAM gene encoding basal cell adhesion molecule, whose protein sequence is MEPPDALAGARRAPRLLVLALLLGAHPGAQAEVHLSVPSLVEVMKGEPVALNCTPLGAHDHFVLEWFLADRSGVRHRLASAELQGSELQGTVHDSRGRSPPYQLDARGRLVLTEAQVGDEQNYVCVVKAGAAGSAEATTRLHMFAKPEATEVSPNKGILSVVDDFAQEIATCNSRNGNPAPQITWYRNGQRLEVPMEVNSDGYMTSRTVREASGLQSLTSTLYLRLHKADRDASFLCSVRYHLPAGRHGRLDSPAFRLTLHYPTEHVHFWVDSPSTTEGWVREGDSVQLFCRGDGSPNPEYTFFRLQDKQEDVLKTNLEGNLTLEGVQRGQSGTYGCRVEDYDAAEDAELSKTLELRVAYLDPLELSTREELSLPLGNSTAVNCSVQGLPTPALRWTKDSIPLGNGPTLSLSSITFDSAGTYICEASMPTVPLLSRSQSFKLLVQGPPELRAEETQPRSEGSWREGDEVRLVCSARGYPEPKLSWSQLGGSPAEPAPGGQGWVSSSLTLKVTSALSRDGVSCEASNPHGNVLHVFHFGSVAPQTSQAGVAVMAVAVSVGLLLLVVAAFYCMRRKGRPGCCRQGEKGAPPPGEPELSHSGSERPEQTGLLTGGASGGARHGSGGFGDEC